The following coding sequences are from one Novipirellula caenicola window:
- a CDS encoding RNA polymerase sigma factor — MPESDEQLIDRWRERGESSALAELAERYLSQFYGTARAMMLSDSQAEEVAQETMLKVVRWIDSFDTRATFRTWSYTILVNTIRSDLRRQKTRSKHFDAAADVTRVAATNQSHDIVLTQQETRNEIEHALAHLTDKQRTALVLMVIEGLSAADVAEIENCSVDAVYQRVSEARKSLRNIPALRQLWQEHR, encoded by the coding sequence ATGCCGGAATCCGATGAGCAATTGATCGATCGGTGGCGCGAGCGGGGAGAGTCTTCCGCGTTGGCGGAATTAGCCGAACGCTATTTGTCGCAGTTCTATGGGACGGCTCGGGCAATGATGCTGAGCGACAGCCAAGCCGAAGAGGTGGCACAAGAGACAATGCTGAAAGTCGTGCGATGGATCGATTCCTTTGACACGCGGGCAACCTTTCGCACATGGTCGTACACGATCCTGGTGAACACGATTCGCAGTGACCTTCGTCGCCAAAAGACTCGCTCGAAGCATTTCGACGCGGCGGCGGATGTCACACGTGTCGCAGCAACCAATCAATCACACGACATTGTGCTCACCCAGCAAGAGACTCGAAATGAGATCGAACATGCACTCGCACACTTGACCGACAAGCAACGCACCGCGTTGGTGCTGATGGTGATCGAAGGATTGTCGGCTGCGGACGTTGCAGAGATTGAAAACTGTTCGGTCGATGCCGTTTATCAACGTGTCAGCGAGGCGAGGAAATCACTTCGTAACATCCCCGCATTGCGACAATTGTGGCAGGAACATCGGTAA
- a CDS encoding arylsulfatase, protein MAIVSVCTTCSIGSAAETPESSAHPNVIVVMADDLGIGDVSPTNPDCKIKTPHLQQMADEGLTFLDAHTPSSVCTPTRYGLLTGRYNWRSRLARGVLSGTSEHLIPADRPTLGHLMQAAGYHTAMIGKWHLGWDWHKDGEQIDFTKPVKNGPDINGFDQYYGHCGSLDMPPYVWVDTGRVTAQPDREEGVTKKQDAYGWYRNGPISPDFKIDEVLPHLFDKSMTYVKERAADAKAGKPFFLYLPLPAPHTPIVPVPPYKDASGMNPYADFVMQVDAHMGQLFAAIKEAGLDDNTLVIFTSDNGCSPEANFRVLKEHGHNPSGRYRGHKADIYEGGHRVPFIARWPERIEGGRTTDALACLTDVYATLEAITGQEKQALGGEDGFSLLPVFKGAETSGRRTLISHSIGGFFAIREGSWKLCLSGGSGGWSAPNEGAAKKQGLPPMQLFDLDADPGERNNLVAQHPEKVQSLLRLLQVEVQCGRCTEGELLKNDRDVQFLPDGVKTAGDRR, encoded by the coding sequence ATGGCCATTGTCTCGGTTTGTACAACCTGCTCGATCGGATCGGCGGCCGAGACGCCAGAGTCCTCGGCCCATCCCAACGTTATTGTCGTGATGGCCGACGATCTTGGGATTGGCGACGTTTCGCCGACCAATCCCGACTGCAAAATCAAAACTCCGCATCTGCAACAGATGGCAGACGAGGGGCTGACGTTTCTCGATGCTCACACCCCCAGCAGCGTCTGCACTCCGACTCGATATGGTTTGCTTACAGGACGCTACAACTGGCGTTCGCGACTCGCACGCGGCGTGCTCAGCGGTACCAGCGAGCACTTGATTCCCGCCGACCGCCCCACGCTTGGGCATCTGATGCAAGCAGCGGGGTATCACACCGCGATGATTGGCAAGTGGCATCTCGGTTGGGATTGGCACAAGGATGGCGAGCAGATTGATTTTACGAAGCCGGTGAAGAACGGTCCCGATATCAACGGTTTCGATCAGTATTATGGTCACTGCGGGTCGCTAGACATGCCGCCTTATGTTTGGGTCGACACCGGTCGTGTGACGGCACAACCCGATCGCGAGGAAGGCGTCACGAAGAAGCAGGATGCATACGGTTGGTACCGCAACGGTCCGATCAGTCCTGATTTCAAAATCGATGAAGTGCTGCCTCATCTGTTCGACAAATCGATGACGTATGTCAAAGAGCGAGCGGCGGATGCCAAAGCGGGCAAACCGTTCTTTCTGTACCTGCCGCTACCCGCACCTCACACGCCGATCGTTCCTGTCCCGCCGTATAAGGACGCCAGCGGGATGAATCCGTATGCCGACTTTGTCATGCAAGTCGATGCCCACATGGGGCAGCTATTCGCCGCAATCAAAGAAGCCGGGCTCGACGACAACACGCTCGTGATTTTCACCAGTGACAACGGATGTTCACCCGAGGCGAACTTTAGAGTGCTGAAGGAACATGGGCATAACCCCAGTGGAAGGTATCGTGGGCATAAAGCCGACATCTACGAAGGCGGCCATCGGGTTCCCTTTATCGCCCGTTGGCCAGAGCGTATCGAGGGAGGGCGTACCACCGATGCACTGGCGTGTTTGACCGATGTGTATGCGACACTCGAGGCAATTACGGGACAAGAAAAGCAGGCTCTTGGGGGTGAAGACGGCTTCAGCTTGTTGCCGGTGTTCAAGGGAGCCGAGACTTCCGGGCGTCGGACCCTGATCAGTCATTCGATCGGCGGATTTTTCGCCATTCGCGAGGGATCATGGAAGCTTTGTTTGTCGGGCGGCAGTGGCGGATGGAGTGCTCCGAATGAAGGTGCAGCCAAAAAGCAGGGATTGCCGCCGATGCAGCTATTTGATCTCGACGCGGATCCGGGTGAGCGGAATAATCTGGTAGCCCAGCATCCTGAAAAAGTACAGTCGCTACTGCGTCTTCTGCAGGTCGAAGTCCAATGTGGACGCTGTACCGAAGGGGAGCTGTTGAAGAACGATCGCGATGTCCAATTCCTTCCCGACGGCGTCAAGACAGCTGGCGACCGTAGGTAA
- a CDS encoding CAP domain-containing protein: MLRMLSVALAGLMTASAMLATNAAANTVVLASNQYVCPKCGKVHSHTTPPASVTQTSWTNPTEIQSLPGQIESAQIQSVPGQSYSSTIPTSTIAPSGGTSNVLATLNAQRARNGIGTLGFDPQLQAVAERRAALMASQGLKNHPPGSFAPGRYEGVGWSSSYSPSGVSACFTNDPRMRVAGAAMATGRDGVYFCVVYR, encoded by the coding sequence ATGCTTCGAATGCTGTCTGTGGCTTTGGCTGGACTGATGACCGCCAGTGCAATGTTGGCAACCAACGCGGCCGCCAACACCGTGGTACTGGCGTCCAACCAATACGTGTGCCCGAAGTGCGGAAAGGTGCACTCGCACACCACCCCGCCTGCGTCGGTCACGCAAACTTCGTGGACAAACCCCACGGAAATCCAATCGTTGCCAGGGCAAATCGAGTCGGCACAAATTCAATCTGTGCCTGGGCAATCGTATTCCAGTACGATTCCAACATCGACGATTGCCCCCAGTGGTGGGACGTCCAACGTGTTGGCAACGCTGAACGCCCAGCGTGCTCGCAACGGAATTGGAACACTCGGCTTTGATCCGCAGTTGCAAGCGGTTGCCGAGCGACGTGCCGCACTGATGGCCTCGCAAGGCCTGAAGAATCATCCTCCAGGATCGTTTGCTCCTGGCAGGTACGAAGGGGTAGGATGGTCGAGTTCCTATTCGCCCTCAGGAGTATCGGCTTGCTTTACAAACGATCCACGCATGCGAGTCGCCGGCGCCGCGATGGCCACCGGTCGCGATGGCGTCTACTTCTGTGTCGTCTACCGCTAA
- a CDS encoding iron-containing alcohol dehydrogenase: protein MQPFDTQSRTRVVFGAGTLSRLGELASEFRPKSVMVVSDAGLIKAGHFEHAVASLEASGLKVESFHDFAENPTSDMVDAGVRHAAKVKPDLLIGLGGGSSMDCCKGINFVYSCGGTIHDYQGVGRATTDLLPMIAIPTTSGTGSEAQSFALISDAKTHVKMPCGDPRAACRIAILDPDLTMTQPRSVTALTGIDAISHAIETYVTKRRNPMSTTYSRRAFGLLAQGFSRVLADPNDREARSQMQLGAHFAGMAIETSMLGAAHATANPLTARHDITHGQAVGLMLPAVIRLNGLDHPDWYAELLREIDPTASNENAPARLADKVTEWLRDAGLATSFEQLSIPSSEIEALAEEALQQWTGTFNPVPLDPEKARALYHAVA, encoded by the coding sequence ATGCAGCCTTTTGACACCCAAAGCCGAACGCGTGTGGTTTTTGGCGCAGGAACGCTCTCACGACTCGGCGAATTAGCGAGCGAATTCCGCCCTAAAAGCGTGATGGTCGTCAGCGACGCTGGATTGATCAAAGCAGGCCATTTCGAACACGCCGTCGCCTCGCTTGAAGCGAGCGGTTTGAAGGTCGAATCGTTTCACGATTTCGCCGAAAACCCCACCTCGGACATGGTCGACGCCGGAGTCCGTCACGCGGCCAAGGTCAAACCCGACCTGCTGATTGGGCTCGGCGGTGGCAGCAGTATGGATTGCTGTAAAGGAATCAATTTCGTTTATTCATGCGGCGGGACGATTCACGATTACCAGGGGGTTGGCCGAGCGACCACCGATCTATTGCCAATGATCGCCATCCCAACCACCTCGGGCACCGGCAGCGAAGCTCAATCGTTTGCGCTGATCAGCGACGCCAAAACGCATGTCAAAATGCCGTGCGGCGACCCTCGAGCGGCTTGCCGAATCGCGATCCTGGACCCCGATTTGACCATGACCCAGCCCCGATCGGTGACCGCATTGACGGGGATCGATGCGATCTCGCACGCGATCGAAACCTACGTGACCAAACGTCGCAATCCGATGTCGACGACCTATTCGCGACGCGCGTTTGGACTGTTGGCACAAGGTTTTTCGCGGGTTTTGGCCGATCCGAATGATCGCGAGGCACGCAGCCAAATGCAGCTCGGGGCCCACTTTGCCGGCATGGCTATCGAAACCTCGATGCTCGGTGCCGCCCATGCGACCGCAAATCCGCTGACCGCTCGGCATGACATCACGCATGGGCAAGCCGTCGGATTGATGTTGCCGGCGGTAATTCGGCTGAACGGGCTGGATCATCCCGATTGGTATGCGGAACTGCTGCGAGAGATCGACCCAACCGCCTCCAACGAAAACGCTCCTGCACGGTTGGCCGACAAGGTCACCGAGTGGCTTCGTGACGCGGGGCTGGCCACGTCATTTGAACAGTTGTCGATCCCATCGTCCGAGATCGAAGCGTTGGCCGAAGAAGCACTCCAACAGTGGACCGGGACGTTCAACCCCGTCCCGCTGGACCCCGAAAAAGCACGTGCACTCTACCACGCGGTCGCTTAG
- a CDS encoding PQQ-binding-like beta-propeller repeat protein: MLYFLAIWIGLSTSTPDAWPAFLGAGSEPRDANALPLSWSPSENIVWLAPIPGHGQSSPVVWDDRAFVTSVEGPEKNTYHVVCLNTTDGSELWHKQIENSAPEKNSYYISRAAPTPVVDEHRVIAVFESGDCVAYDHAGKELWTRTLAKDEGPFIAEFGLGASPCQTESALFVLLEHDGPSSLLAIDKQSGKTLWMASREPRRSWSSPAIIEVEGEPQVVVSSAGTVDGYDPKTGKLLWTFKDVGGNTSTTPIDIGGGRFLIGASPGRNGENAGSAADSNGLMQVTRDGDTWTATRKWTAAKATPTWASPIVHEGLAYWINRSGVVYCFDVTTGEEVYTERIKQSSWATPFGVGNRVYFFGKDGLVTVLAAGREFKILAENTTWNDDTLPPEAKLAEETSEERQRAAAMFSKPTLYGVAVTDDAFLLRVGNAVICVR; this comes from the coding sequence ATGCTTTACTTTCTTGCCATTTGGATTGGACTTTCGACCAGCACGCCGGACGCTTGGCCGGCGTTTCTTGGTGCCGGATCGGAACCACGTGACGCCAACGCATTGCCGCTGTCTTGGTCACCCAGCGAGAATATCGTTTGGCTAGCCCCAATCCCTGGGCACGGCCAATCGAGCCCGGTGGTCTGGGACGACCGAGCATTTGTAACCAGTGTCGAAGGTCCCGAGAAAAACACCTACCACGTCGTCTGTTTGAACACCACCGACGGAAGTGAACTTTGGCACAAACAAATCGAAAACTCGGCGCCGGAAAAGAACAGCTATTACATCAGCCGGGCTGCCCCCACGCCGGTGGTTGATGAACATCGCGTGATCGCGGTCTTTGAAAGCGGCGACTGCGTTGCCTACGACCACGCGGGCAAAGAACTGTGGACACGAACGCTGGCGAAAGACGAAGGCCCCTTTATTGCCGAGTTCGGTTTGGGGGCATCGCCATGCCAAACCGAATCGGCGCTGTTTGTTTTGCTGGAACATGATGGACCGAGCAGTCTGTTGGCGATCGATAAACAAAGCGGCAAAACGCTGTGGATGGCGTCGCGAGAACCACGCCGCAGTTGGAGCTCGCCGGCCATCATCGAAGTCGAGGGGGAACCGCAAGTCGTCGTCAGCTCGGCTGGCACCGTCGATGGCTACGACCCCAAAACCGGAAAATTACTGTGGACATTCAAAGACGTCGGAGGCAACACATCGACGACGCCGATTGATATAGGCGGCGGACGTTTTCTGATTGGCGCCTCACCCGGTCGCAACGGCGAGAATGCGGGATCAGCAGCCGATTCCAATGGCTTGATGCAAGTCACTCGCGATGGTGACACTTGGACAGCGACCCGAAAATGGACAGCCGCTAAAGCGACGCCCACCTGGGCATCGCCGATCGTGCATGAGGGGTTGGCTTACTGGATCAATCGTTCAGGCGTTGTTTACTGTTTTGATGTCACCACGGGCGAAGAGGTCTACACCGAGCGAATCAAACAATCGAGTTGGGCGACGCCTTTCGGCGTGGGAAACCGCGTCTATTTCTTTGGCAAGGACGGACTGGTCACCGTCTTGGCCGCCGGCCGTGAGTTCAAAATCTTGGCCGAGAACACGACTTGGAACGACGACACGTTGCCGCCGGAAGCCAAGTTGGCCGAAGAAACGAGCGAAGAGCGTCAACGCGCCGCGGCGATGTTTAGCAAACCGACGCTGTACGGCGTCGCCGTCACCGACGACGCCTTCCTATTACGCGTGGGCAACGCCGTCATCTGCGTGCGCTAA
- the hisH gene encoding imidazole glycerol phosphate synthase subunit HisH — translation MITIVDYQMGNLRSVQKGIERVGGSARISSDPQEIANAEKLILPGVGAFGDAMTEIRRRDLAGPIRDFIDSGKPFLGICLGLQLLFERGFEHGEHEGLGVLKGDVVRFELPSSYKVPHMGWNTVTHQTEPPLLKDISPEAHFYFVHSYYVRPADPAVVALTCDYGGPFCAMVWRDNLFATQFHPEKSQADGLKLLSAFSSLPTGNEVTA, via the coding sequence ATGATCACCATTGTTGACTATCAGATGGGAAACCTCCGCAGCGTTCAAAAAGGAATTGAACGTGTCGGGGGCTCTGCACGAATCAGTTCCGATCCTCAAGAAATCGCTAACGCAGAGAAGCTGATCCTGCCGGGTGTCGGAGCCTTTGGGGATGCGATGACCGAGATCCGTCGCCGCGATTTGGCCGGCCCGATCCGCGATTTTATCGATTCCGGAAAGCCGTTCCTTGGCATCTGTCTGGGGCTGCAACTGCTGTTTGAACGGGGTTTCGAGCACGGTGAACACGAGGGACTTGGCGTGTTGAAGGGAGACGTGGTTCGATTTGAATTACCGTCGTCCTACAAAGTGCCCCACATGGGCTGGAACACGGTAACGCACCAAACCGAACCACCGCTGCTGAAGGACATCAGCCCCGAAGCCCACTTCTATTTCGTTCACTCGTATTACGTGCGTCCGGCGGATCCAGCGGTGGTCGCACTGACGTGTGATTACGGCGGTCCGTTCTGTGCGATGGTTTGGCGAGACAACCTGTTCGCGACTCAGTTTCACCCCGAAAAAAGCCAAGCGGACGGCCTGAAATTGTTGTCGGCGTTTTCCAGCCTGCCGACTGGAAATGAGGTGACGGCGTGA
- a CDS encoding VOC family protein, with translation MHQHEKLNYVEFPCKDLAATKAFFGKAFGWTFVDYGPQYSSFADEGLDGGFFQSDQAATTANGSALLVFYSQKLEETQTKVESAGGTILKPIFSFPGGRRFQFTEPSGNEFAVWSDQ, from the coding sequence ATGCATCAACACGAAAAATTGAACTACGTCGAATTCCCCTGCAAAGACCTTGCGGCCACCAAGGCGTTTTTTGGCAAAGCGTTTGGTTGGACGTTTGTGGATTACGGCCCGCAGTACAGTTCGTTTGCGGACGAGGGACTCGACGGCGGCTTCTTTCAATCAGATCAAGCCGCCACGACCGCCAATGGCTCAGCACTGCTGGTTTTCTATAGTCAGAAGCTCGAAGAAACGCAGACCAAGGTCGAATCGGCTGGCGGGACGATTCTTAAGCCGATCTTTTCATTTCCCGGTGGACGCCGATTCCAGTTCACCGAACCAAGCGGCAACGAATTTGCCGTCTGGTCGGATCAATAG